GAAGGGGGAGAAGGCTGTGAGAGAGGTTGAGAGAGAGGTGAGCAAAGTCGACAAACTATAGATATAGAGAAGGAGGGTAGGGTGGCTGCGGGAGGAAAGGAAATTAGTGGAATAAGGTTTcgaagagaaaaataaacattttatacCTGGTTTAGGGTTCAAATTGAACCGGTCCCATTTAatcagttttaaaattttgaaatcaaaagcaaaaccAAACTGCaccaaaagattttttaattgcttcatttgattttttttttctagttttttcagttatttattttttgttatattgatttaataaattttttggtttttttaaaaaaaaaaaaaaacagccttaGTTAAAACTAATTATGAAAGTTGTTTTGTGATGGTGAGACAGTGAGTGCATTGAACTCATTATTTGAACAATGGGACACAAAAGCTGTGGGATTATGGAACTTAAGTGGAGAGCCATGCAGTGGATCTGCCATTAACGACACCAATTTTGAAGACACTGCCAACAACCCTTCCATCAAATGTGACTGCACCTACAATAATAGTGCTACATGTCACATTACTCAACTgtatatctctctctctctaaagaatttcaatttttcacATGAGCCCTCATAAATCTTAGGGCAGTTGGCATTTGTTTGGTCTATGTTTTAGTCTACGTATAACTTCTAACTATTTTCAGGAGAGTGTATGCTTTGGATAAAAAAGGAGAGATTCCAGAAGTAATTACGGCTTTGAAGTATCTTACCCTTCTGTAAGGAAACAcccaaattattaattttttgttgaaagattctatGCTTCTAGCTTATATAGTTGAAGGAATTTTACAggaaaattgatcaaaattacTTCACCGGTCCATTGCCTGCATTTATAGGAAATTTAACTGCATTGCAGAGTTTGTAAGTAAAGAAGTTCTTTCCAGAACATTTTATTACAACTGACACACTTCTgttacataaaaagaaaaaaaaatgaacctcGACAGCTCATTGACCTTACTTTTTTCATGTGACTAGGTCAATTGCGCATAATGCGTTTTCTGGGACCATTCCTAAGGAGCTTGGAAATCTGAAAGAGCTAACCTTGCTGTAGGATTTgcttttcaatcaaattttactTCGTGGAATAAATTATCTGCATATATCCTCATTTTGGTCTTAATTTATGGACAGATTACAAGATGAAGTACTGTAATGGTTTTAAGCACATAGGCAATCGTATTTGGAtgataatattctaaaaaagcCTTATTTGTTAAATGTTCAACAGGTCTATTGGTATAAATAATTTCTCAGGAACACTCCCTCCAGAACTGGGTCAACTTGTCAATCTTGAGGAACTGTAAGTTGTAGCACGTGTTCCCTGTAATGTAACCCAAGACCTCATTTCTGTAAGTATTTGTACCATATGTAGTTAAATACAGgattttgatatttgtttgCTTTGCAGTTATGTGAATAGTTGTGGATTGGGTGGTGAAATTCCCTCAACATTTGTTAACCTTCAAAGAATGACAACCTTGTAAGCAAATAACATTCTATAAGTTTATAGCAGTTTGTTCATCTTCAAATCCAAGGTTAGTGTACCCCAGCATGGCTTACCTTCGCTTGGCTTGTATATGTTCAGATGGGCTTCAGATGCTGCTTTCACAGGCAACATACCTGACTTTATAGGCAACTGGACAGGGCTGATATCATTGTAAGCCATAAAATCTTCTGATATTTGCATTTGTTAGACACAGCAGTAGTATGTTTACAGCTACAAGGAAGAATGATTTGTTTGATTGGTTTATGGAATGTTCTTGCAGGAGATTTCAGGGGAATTCTTTTGAAGGTCCTATACCATCCAGTTTCTCCAACTTGACCTCACTAACCtctttgtgagttttttttaaatacatttataaCTTTCTGTCTTTCATATGTTTGTCtacatgcaaaataaaattagtttcagTAATGTGTAAATGCACATAACTGTACAGGCGAATCAGCGATTTAAGCAATGTGAGCTCTACTCTTGATTTTATCAAGAACTTGAAAAGCTTGACCGACTTGTAAGTAGTTGACTAGTCtatccattatttttatatgcatcCAAGTATGCACTAATTTCTCGATTATCTTCCCCGAAGGACTTTGAGGAATGCATTGATTAGTGGTAGTATTCTATCTGATATTGGAGAAATATTCCAGAAGCTCGAGATACTGTAAGTTCTTGATACATTTAGCCAAAGCCATCCTTGAAATCTACTTGCACCTGTGTTTTTCTTATgcaattttttcatcaatttttcagGGAtttaagtttcaacaatttaacaGGCCAAGTTCCAACTGCTTTATTCACTATGCGTTCTcttcaatacttgtaaatatcaCTAAACCTTTAGAAGtgctttgatcatttttttttagttctgaCACTCTTGCTGAACTCTTCACTTTGTTACTTTTTTGCCATATATTGCAATGGCCAGGTTTCTTGGAAACAATAGTCTAATCGGAACCCTTCCTAACCAGAAGAGCAGTACACTTCAGACAATGTAAGTCCTCGTACCAAAGAATATTATACATTGAAACTGCTGGCACTGCCCAAGCAGCAATTACATGACAGCTTCTGAAGCAATGTTAAATCATATCATGACACCATTATTTTATTGGACTATATCCTGAAACCCTTTTGATCtttatttccttcttcttctttttttttttttttttttttgtatctgaATTAAGTCAGAATCTAATTTTATCGCAAATCATTTGTTATCATGCGCCTACTAACCCCCgcttatataattttgtttttgtagagATTTATCTTACAATTATCTGTCAGGGACTTTTCCTTCATGGGTAACCTCAACTATAGAATTGTATGTGTCCTAAACCACGACGCTTTCTTCACGCATCTTTGTTTTCTGAGTTTAACACTACGTTGTGAACACCAAATAAATGAACTACCTCTTAGAAATCAATATCGCCTTATTCTATCATCATGAATCTTTACTAAGTTTTACAGCACATATTTGTCAGTAACCTTTGTGAAACTATGCAGGAATTTAGTGGCCAACAACTTCACTTTTGACAAATCAAATATAAGGTGAAGTGATATGTATTTTCAAGGCCCTTATAATTAACTTGGTGCACATCAAGCAAAACTAATGCAATGATGATCCTGTATTTGGAACCattcctttccttctttttaagTTACCAATTCTGATAAGCAATAAATATTTTCCCATGTAGTGTTCTGCCAGGATTGAACTGTCTACAAAGAAATTTCCCATGCAATCGAAATCCTCCACGCTGTAAGCTTCTTCATTCAGCAAATTAGTTCCTACTAGAACTTTCATTGTCTTATTGAATATGAAATGCGCCTTCCCAGACCCTGCCAGTAATCATCCTAGTTTTGTGTAGCATGTCTAGACTTCCAGGAATTAGCTTCATATAAAGGTGACAATGGCTTCATGCTTCAATAATTTGGAAGAGAATAATTGATTTCAGTTCTTATCTTGTCATCTGTTGTAGATGCAAATTTCTCAATCAAGTGTGGTGGTCCAATGATGACAACTGCTGACGGCACAGTTTATGAAGCTGAAAATTCATCTATCAGTGCAGCATCATTCACTGTAACTAGCACTGAGAAATGGGCATTGAGCAATACAGGCTTGTACGCTGAGAGAAAAAATCCTAGTTATGTTGAAAACAACTTGAAACAAGTTACCGGCACCAACACCCCAGAGCTTTATCAGACTTCAAGGATATCTCCTGGTTCCCTTAGGTACTATGGCCTAGGTCTCCAGAATGGGCCTTACACTATAAACCTGTTATTTGCAGAAACTAGATTTTTAGCTCGAAGCTCACAAACCTGGAAGAGTTTAGCACGACGTGTTTTTGATATCTATATTCAGGTAAAAAAGGTTTAAAACCAAATGCATGTTGTACAAATTTCTATGATTAAAATTCCATTTTCTGTGTTCATATGTTTCTTAGGGAAACCGTCAATTGAAGGACTTTGACATATCAATGGAGGCAGGTGGGGTCGACAGAGCAATTACGAAGACTTTTAACGTTACTGTATCAGAAAATCATCTTGAAATTCACCTGTTTTGGGCTGGTAAGGGTACGTGCTGTAACCCTGTGCAAGGCTACTATGGACCAATCATTTCAGCCCTCAATGTTGTTCCAGGTAACATGTCTTAACTTACAAATCAAACTTAGTATGTTCAGATTGTGCTTCTCTGGTTCTCACTACATTGCTAATTGAATTTACTGCACAGATTTTACACCAAATGTTAGTGGGATACCATCCAGTACTCGAAAAGAGAAGAGCAGGACGGGGGTGATTGTTGGTGTTTCCATTTTTGTTGGAGTTGTGAGCTTGATCCTGATATTTGCCGTTCTTTACATCAGGATGAAAAAAGACAGGGAAGATGAGGAAGGCAAGGCCATCTAATAATCAGACAACTTGTACTTATTATAGTTTGTCCAATCCAAACCTCTCCTCAAGCCTTCAACTCTCTCATATGAGTGAAGATGTACTTGATCCTGATACACAACCAAGaaccttcaaatttttttcttaaacagaAAATGATTTTATGCCATGAATCTGGGTGTAATTTCTTTGGAGGAGGTTAACTCTGCTTGGATGATCCGCCATTTCCTGTAGAGAACTTTATATATTAAGTTAACAGGATCTGTATAAATTATGTTAGATAAAGAAAGGTATCCTAAACTAATGACTTCTTTTTTTCGTGCTTAAATTTGCAGTGTTGCTTGGGATGGGCCCTAGACCAAACACTTTTAGTTATTCCCAGTTGAGGACTGCCACCGAAGACTTCAGCCTTTCAAATAAGCTAGGGGAAGGAGGATATGGACCTGTGTACAAGGTAAGAAGCGCAAGACAATTACTCTACATTTTATAAACAAGATAAGGTAGAGGTTCAAGATTTTTCTGTCTACCTAGGACCAGGTATGCTTTCTGATGGGAAGAAATCAAATTGTGCTTTACGGTACTAAATTCTGGTACTTTTTAGGGTATGCTTTCTGATGGGAGAGAAGTTGCTGTAAAGAAGCTTTCAGTAGCATCTAAACAGGGAACAAATCAATTTGTGACGGAGATCGCAACCATATCGGCAGTTCAACATCGCAATCTTGTGAAATTGTAT
This genomic interval from Populus alba chromosome 1, ASM523922v2, whole genome shotgun sequence contains the following:
- the LOC118033974 gene encoding probable LRR receptor-like serine/threonine-protein kinase At1g56140, giving the protein MGWSVKLLPSSVFAIYSCCLHLFILLSMFHLSNAQNATTDPSEVSALNSLFEQWDTKAVGLWNLSGEPCSGSAINDTNFEDTANNPSIKCDCTYNNSATCHITQLRVYALDKKGEIPEVITALKYLTLLKIDQNYFTGPLPAFIGNLTALQSLSIAHNAFSGTIPKELGNLKELTLLSIGINNFSGTLPPELGQLVNLEELYVNSCGLGGEIPSTFVNLQRMTTLWASDAAFTGNIPDFIGNWTGLISLRFQGNSFEGPIPSSFSNLTSLTSLRISDLSNVSSTLDFIKNLKSLTDLTLRNALISGSILSDIGEIFQKLEILDLSFNNLTGQVPTALFTMRSLQYLFLGNNSLIGTLPNQKSSTLQTIDLSYNYLSGTFPSWVTSTIELNLVANNFTFDKSNISVLPGLNCLQRNFPCNRNPPRYANFSIKCGGPMMTTADGTVYEAENSSISAASFTVTSTEKWALSNTGLYAERKNPSYVENNLKQVTGTNTPELYQTSRISPGSLRYYGLGLQNGPYTINLLFAETRFLARSSQTWKSLARRVFDIYIQGNRQLKDFDISMEAGGVDRAITKTFNVTVSENHLEIHLFWAGKGTCCNPVQGYYGPIISALNVVPDFTPNVSGIPSSTRKEKSRTGVIVGVSIFVGVVSLILIFAVLYIRMKKDREDEEVLLGMGPRPNTFSYSQLRTATEDFSLSNKLGEGGYGPVYKGMLSDGREVAVKKLSVASKQGTNQFVTEIATISAVQHRNLVKLYGCCIEGNRRLLVYEYLENKSLDKTLFGKDGMHLDWPTRLNICLGTARGLAYLHEESRPRIVHRDVKASNILLDANLFPKISDFGLAILYDDKKTHISTRVAGTIGYLAPEYAMRGHLTEKADVFGFGVVALEILSGRANSDSSLDDERVYLLEWAWKLHESGRSLELMDPSVTEFDENEALRVVGVALLCTQGSPAMRPTMSRVVAMLTGDIEVSAVTSKPSYLTDWDFKDITGNFSKASTSSEASKSKNHNPIDLIPRGDQMHSPLNMTEPRLSDLIGDGR